The following proteins are co-located in the Eptesicus fuscus isolate TK198812 chromosome 9, DD_ASM_mEF_20220401, whole genome shotgun sequence genome:
- the CTPS1 gene encoding CTP synthase 1, protein MKYILVTGGVISGIGKGIIASSVGTILKSCGLHVTSIKIDPYINIDAGTFSPYEHGEVFVLDDGGEVDLDLGNYERFLDIRLTKDNNLTTGKIYQYVINKERKGDYLGKTVQVVPHITDAIQEWVMRQALIPVDEDGLEPQVCVIELGGTVGDIESMPFIEAFRQFQFKVKRENFCNIHVSLVPQPSSTGEQKTKPTQNSVRELRGLGLSPDLVVCRCANPLDTSVKEKISMFCHVEPEQVICVHDVSSIYRVPLLLEEQGVVDYFLRRLDLPIERQPRRMLMKWKEMADRYDRLLETCSIALVGKYTKFSDSYASVIKALEHSALAINHKLDIKYIDSTDLEPSTLQEEPVRYHEAWQKLCSAHGVLVPGGFGVRGTEGKIQAISWARKQKKPFLGVCLGMQLAVVEFSRNVLGWQDANSTEFNPNTSHPVVIDMPEHNPGQMGGTMRLGKRRTLFQTKNSVMRKLYGDSDYLEERHRHRFEVNPVLKKCLEEQGLKFVGQDVGGERMEIVELEDHPFFVGVQYHPEFLSRPIKPSPPYFGLLLASVGRLPHYLQKGCRLSPRDTYSDRSGSSSPDSEITELKFPSINHD, encoded by the exons ATGAAGTACATTCTAGTTACTGGTGGTGTTATATCAGGAATTGGAAAAGGAATCATCGCCAGCAGTGTGGGCACAATACTGAAGTCATGTGGTTTACATGTAACTTCAATTAAAATTGACCCATACATTAACATTGATGCAGGAACATTCTCTCCTTATGAGCATG GTGAGGTTTTTGTACTGGATGATGGTGGAGAAGTTGACCTTGACCTGGGTAACTATGAGCGTTTCCTTGACATCCGCCTCACCAAGGACAATAATCTGACGACTGGAAAGATATACCAATACGTCATCAACAAGGAACGCAAAGGTGATTACTTGGGAAAAACCGTCCAAG TTGTCCCGCACATCACAGATGCAATCCAGGAGTGGGTAATGAGACAGGCTTTAATACCTGTGGATGAAGATGGCCTGGAGCCTCAAGTGTGTGTCATCGAG CTCGGTGGAACAGTGGGAGATATAGAAAGCATGCCCTTTATTGAGGCCTTCCGTCAGTTCCAATTCAAGGTCAAAAGAGAGAACTTTTGTAATATTCACGTCAGCCTTGTTCCTCAG cCAAGTTCAACAGGGGAGCAGAAGACTAAGCCTACCCAGAACAGTGTTCGGGAACTCCGAGGCCTTGGGCTTTCCCCAGATCTG GTTGTGTGCAGGTGTGCAAATCCTCTCGACACAtcagtgaaagagaaaatatCTATGTTCTGCCATGTTGAACCTGAACAA GTGATCTGTGTCCATGACGTCTCGTCCATCTACCGAGTCCCCTTGTTATTAGAGGAGCAGGGGGTTGTAGATTATTTTCTTCGAAGACTTGACCTTCCTATCGAGAGGCAGCCACGAAGAATGCTGATGAAGTGGAAAGAGATGGCTGACAG ATATGATCGCTTGCTGGAGACCTGCTCTATTGCCCTTGTGGGCAAGTACACTAAGTTCTCAGACTCCTACGCCTCCGTCATTAAAGCCCTGGAGCATTCCGCCCTGGCCATCAACCACAAGTTGGACATCAAG TACATCGATTCCACGGACTTGGAGCCGAGCACCTTGCAGGAGGAGCCTGTGCGCTACCACGAGGCCTGGCAGAAGCTCTGCAGCGCCCA TGGAGTGCTGGTTCCGGGGGGATTTGGTGTTCGAGGGACGGAAGGAAAAATCCAAGCCATCTCCTGGGCTCGGAAGCAGAAGAAGCCTTTTCTGG GCGTGTGCTTAGGCATGCAGTTGGCAGTGGTTGAATTTTCAAGAAATGTGCTGGGATGGCAAG atgccAATTCTACAGAGTTTAACCCCAATACCAGCCATCCTGTG GTCATAGACATGCCAGAACACAATCCTGGGCAGATGGGCGGCACCATGCGGCTGGGCAAGAGGAGAACCCTGTTTCAGACTAAGAACTCCGTCATGA GGAAACTCTACGGAGATTCAGATTACTTGGAAGAGAGGCACCGCCACAGGTTTGAG GTGAATCCAGTCTTGAAAAAGTGTTTGGAGGAGCAAGGCCTAAAGTTTGTTGGCCAAGATGTTggaggagagagaatggaaaTTGTGGAGTTGGAAG ATCATCCCTTTTTTGTTGGCGTTCAGTACCACCCTGAGTTCCTGTCCAGACCTATCAAGCCATCCCCGCCGTACTTTGGCCTCCTCCTGGCCTCCGTGGGGAGGCTCCCGCATTACCTCCAGAAGGGCTGCAGGCTCTCGCCCAG GGACACCTACAGTGACAGAAGCGGGAGCAGCTCCCCGGACTCCGAGATCACCGAATTGAAGTTTCCATCAATAAATCATGACTGA